In one Bordetella pertussis 18323 genomic region, the following are encoded:
- the metG gene encoding methionine--tRNA ligase has product MSRTLFVTTALPYANGSFHIGHIMEYIQADIWVRSMRMAGHTVHFVGADDAHGAPIMLKAEKEGITPQALVARYAAERPRYLDGFHIRFDHWHSTDTPENVALSQEIYRALKSEGLIETRSIEQFYDPVKGMFLADRYIKGECPRCHAKDQYGDSCEVCGAVYAPTELINPYSALTGAAPVLKSSDHFFFKLSDPRCVEFLQQWTTGANRQGVKHLQAEVQAKTREWLVGDDGEAKLGDWDISRDAPYFGIEIPDAPGKYFYVWLDAPVGYLASLKSYCAAKGLDFDALLDPAGPTEQVHFIGKDIIYFHALFWPAMLKFAGRKTPDQLNVHGFITVSGEKMSKSRGTGISPLRYLEIGMDAEWLRYYMAAKLNARVEDMDFNPEDFVARVNSDLVGKYVNIASRAAAFITRHFDGELAYDGDTDALAAEFAQQAESIRAAFEAREYNRAVREIMAHADRINQAFDAAQPWVMAKGIGAADAATRARLQDICSRALAGFKALSVMLAPVLPALASRVARELFGANADFAWGDAQQLPQRVAPFKHLMQRVDPKLLDDLFEPPAAEASAPAALPGGEALADTITIDDFAKIDLRIARIVNCEEVEGSTKLLRLTLDVGEGRHRNVFSGIKSAYQPQDLVGKLTVLVANLAPRKMKFGVSEGMVLAASHADEKAEPGIYVLEPWPGAQPGMRVR; this is encoded by the coding sequence ATGTCACGCACGCTCTTCGTCACCACTGCCCTGCCCTACGCCAACGGATCGTTCCACATCGGCCACATCATGGAGTACATCCAGGCCGACATCTGGGTCCGTTCGATGCGCATGGCGGGCCACACGGTGCATTTCGTGGGTGCCGACGACGCGCACGGCGCGCCGATCATGCTCAAGGCCGAAAAGGAAGGCATCACGCCGCAGGCGCTGGTGGCCCGCTACGCCGCCGAGCGGCCGCGCTACCTGGACGGCTTCCATATCCGCTTCGACCACTGGCACAGCACCGATACGCCCGAGAACGTGGCGCTCTCGCAGGAAATCTATCGCGCGCTCAAGAGCGAGGGACTGATCGAGACACGCTCGATCGAGCAGTTCTACGACCCGGTCAAGGGCATGTTCCTGGCCGACCGCTACATCAAGGGCGAATGCCCGCGCTGCCACGCCAAGGACCAGTACGGCGATTCGTGTGAAGTGTGCGGCGCCGTGTATGCGCCCACCGAGCTGATCAACCCCTATTCGGCCCTGACCGGCGCCGCGCCGGTACTGAAGTCGTCCGATCACTTCTTCTTCAAGCTGTCCGATCCGCGCTGCGTCGAGTTCCTGCAGCAATGGACCACCGGCGCCAACCGCCAGGGCGTCAAGCACCTGCAGGCCGAAGTGCAGGCCAAGACGCGCGAATGGCTGGTCGGCGACGACGGCGAGGCCAAGCTGGGCGACTGGGATATCTCGCGCGACGCCCCCTATTTCGGCATCGAGATTCCCGACGCGCCGGGCAAGTATTTCTATGTCTGGCTGGACGCGCCGGTGGGCTACCTGGCCTCGCTGAAATCCTATTGCGCGGCCAAGGGCCTGGACTTCGACGCGCTGCTCGACCCGGCCGGCCCGACCGAGCAGGTGCACTTCATCGGCAAGGACATCATTTACTTCCACGCGCTGTTCTGGCCGGCGATGCTGAAGTTCGCCGGGCGCAAGACGCCCGACCAGCTGAATGTGCACGGTTTCATCACCGTCAGCGGCGAGAAGATGTCCAAGAGCCGCGGCACCGGCATCTCGCCGCTGCGCTACCTGGAAATCGGCATGGACGCCGAATGGCTGCGCTACTACATGGCGGCCAAGCTGAACGCGCGCGTCGAGGACATGGACTTCAACCCCGAAGACTTCGTGGCGCGTGTCAACAGCGACCTGGTGGGCAAGTACGTCAACATCGCCAGCCGCGCCGCCGCCTTCATTACCCGCCACTTCGACGGCGAACTGGCGTACGACGGCGACACGGACGCGCTGGCGGCCGAGTTCGCGCAGCAGGCCGAATCGATCCGCGCCGCCTTCGAGGCGCGCGAGTACAACCGCGCGGTGCGCGAAATCATGGCCCATGCCGACCGCATCAACCAGGCGTTCGACGCGGCGCAGCCCTGGGTGATGGCCAAGGGCATCGGCGCCGCCGACGCGGCCACGCGCGCCCGCCTGCAGGACATCTGCTCGCGCGCGCTGGCCGGCTTCAAGGCCCTGTCGGTGATGCTGGCGCCGGTGCTGCCCGCGCTGGCCAGCCGCGTGGCGCGCGAGCTGTTCGGCGCGAACGCCGACTTCGCCTGGGGCGACGCGCAACAGCTGCCGCAGCGGGTGGCGCCGTTCAAGCACCTGATGCAGCGCGTCGATCCCAAGCTGCTGGACGACCTGTTCGAGCCGCCCGCCGCCGAAGCCAGCGCGCCGGCCGCCCTGCCGGGCGGCGAGGCCCTGGCCGACACCATCACCATCGACGACTTCGCCAAGATCGACCTGCGCATCGCGCGCATCGTCAATTGCGAAGAAGTGGAAGGCTCGACCAAGCTGCTGCGCCTGACCCTGGACGTGGGCGAGGGACGCCATCGCAATGTGTTCTCGGGCATCAAGTCGGCCTACCAGCCGCAGGACCTGGTCGGCAAGCTGACGGTGCTGGTGGCCAACCTGGCGCCGCGCAAGATGAAATTCGGCGTGTCCGAGGGCATGGTGCTGGCCGCCAGCCACGCCGACGAGAAGGCCGAACCCGGGATCTACGTGCTCGAACCCTGGCCGGGCGCCCAGCCCGGCATGCGGGTGCGCTGA
- a CDS encoding sulfurtransferase encodes MTAVVNIAAYKFVSIANPADLREPMLEQAGQRQLKGTVLLAPEGINLFLAGAADAIEGFLRWLRADARFADLQAKYSESARMPFRKLLVKVKREIIRMDHPAIRPEAGRAPAVDAATLRRWLAQGRDDQGRELVMLDTRNAFEVEVGTFRGALDWRIERFTQFPQAVRDNQAALAGKTVVSFCTGGIRCEKAAIYMAEAGIEHVYQLEGGILKYFEETDGAGFDGACFVFDERVALDAALAPQA; translated from the coding sequence ATGACCGCCGTCGTCAATATCGCCGCCTATAAATTCGTCAGCATCGCCAACCCGGCCGACCTGCGCGAGCCCATGCTCGAACAGGCCGGCCAGCGCCAGCTCAAGGGCACGGTGCTGCTGGCGCCGGAGGGCATCAACCTGTTCCTGGCCGGGGCGGCCGACGCTATCGAAGGCTTTCTGCGCTGGCTGCGCGCCGACGCGCGCTTTGCCGACCTGCAGGCCAAGTACAGCGAATCCGCGCGCATGCCGTTTCGCAAGCTGCTGGTCAAGGTAAAGCGCGAGATCATTCGCATGGACCACCCGGCCATCCGGCCCGAAGCGGGGCGCGCGCCCGCGGTCGACGCCGCGACGCTGCGGCGCTGGCTGGCCCAGGGCCGCGACGACCAGGGCCGCGAGCTGGTGATGCTGGATACGCGCAATGCGTTCGAGGTGGAGGTGGGGACGTTTCGCGGCGCGCTGGACTGGCGCATCGAGCGTTTCACGCAGTTCCCGCAGGCGGTGCGCGACAACCAAGCCGCGCTGGCGGGCAAGACGGTGGTCAGCTTCTGCACGGGCGGCATCCGCTGCGAAAAGGCGGCCATCTACATGGCCGAGGCCGGCATCGAGCATGTCTACCAGCTCGAAGGCGGCATCCTGAAATACTTCGAAGAGACCGATGGCGCCGGCTTCGACGGCGCCTGTTTCGTATTCGACGAGCGCGTCGCGCTCGACGCGGCGCTGGCGCCGCAGGCCTGA
- a CDS encoding META and DUF4377 domain-containing protein, which yields MSAISPGRVALSFSLLLALAACAADPAGGGASRAQAPERHSDMLAQTNWELARWTRPGGALRPVPHGGAGKTAPITLSFTHQRGAARLAGFAGCNNYSGQYTIANGLLIVTAPPVSTRMACANADLARLEQDYLAGLTAVTASRLDHDTRPQRLTLALRSGDVLDFARRADPLAGGQPGAAKLVYVASSKAPCSAGAGRAQCYQVRDSASQPWLLWYGDITGFAFQPGIEYRLRVVEVRDPNPPADASGVRWVLDSVVEQRVAAPRPAPAP from the coding sequence ATGTCCGCAATCTCGCCGGGGCGCGTGGCGCTGTCTTTTTCCCTCTTGCTGGCCCTGGCCGCCTGCGCTGCCGATCCGGCCGGCGGCGGCGCCAGCCGGGCGCAGGCGCCCGAGCGGCACAGCGACATGCTGGCCCAGACCAATTGGGAGCTGGCCCGCTGGACCCGCCCCGGCGGCGCGCTGCGGCCGGTTCCGCATGGCGGCGCCGGCAAGACGGCGCCGATCACGCTGTCGTTCACGCACCAGCGCGGCGCCGCCCGGCTGGCCGGCTTTGCCGGCTGCAACAATTACTCGGGCCAGTACACCATCGCCAACGGCCTGCTGATCGTCACCGCGCCGCCGGTGAGCACCCGCATGGCCTGCGCGAATGCCGACCTGGCCCGCCTGGAGCAGGATTACCTGGCCGGCCTCACCGCCGTGACCGCCAGCCGGCTCGACCATGACACGCGGCCGCAGCGGCTGACGCTGGCGCTGCGCTCGGGCGACGTGCTGGACTTCGCGCGCCGCGCCGATCCGCTGGCCGGTGGCCAGCCCGGCGCGGCCAAGCTGGTGTACGTCGCGTCGAGCAAGGCGCCTTGCAGCGCCGGCGCGGGCCGGGCCCAGTGCTACCAGGTGCGCGACAGCGCCTCCCAGCCCTGGCTGCTGTGGTACGGGGACATCACCGGTTTCGCCTTCCAGCCCGGCATCGAATACCGGCTGCGCGTGGTGGAAGTGCGCGACCCCAATCCGCCGGCCGACGCGTCGGGGGTGCGCTGGGTGCTCGACAGCGTGGTCGAGCAGCGCGTGGCGGCGCCGCGTCCAGCCCCCGCGCCGTAG
- the apbC gene encoding iron-sulfur cluster carrier protein ApbC, with protein MSITIEQIRGALAGVADPQTGLELNVCVKDRDIHLAAGPAALTIELGYPAGGVADSVRALAGAALAAAGLGAVRVAVTWNIIAHAVQPGLKPLPQVRNIIAVASGKGGVGKSTTAVNLALALAAEGARAGLLDADIYGPSVPAMLGLAGRPESRDNKTMEPLVGHGLQANSIGLLIDADAPAIWRGPMVTQALEQLLRQTNWRDLDYLVVDMPPGTGDIALTLAQKVPVAGAVIVTTPQDIALLDARKGLRMFQKVHVPILGVVENMAVHICPQCGHAEHIFGAGGGRRVAEQYEVPWLGSLPLQRAIREQTDAGNPTVAAEPESEVAGIYRDIARRVAARIAALPRDMAGKLPAVVVRPA; from the coding sequence ATGAGTATAACGATAGAACAAATCCGCGGCGCGTTGGCGGGCGTTGCCGATCCGCAGACCGGCCTGGAGCTGAATGTTTGTGTAAAAGATCGTGACATCCATCTGGCCGCGGGCCCGGCCGCCCTCACGATAGAGCTGGGCTATCCGGCCGGCGGCGTGGCCGATTCCGTGCGCGCGCTGGCCGGCGCCGCGCTGGCCGCCGCGGGCCTGGGCGCGGTGCGCGTCGCGGTTACCTGGAACATCATCGCGCACGCGGTGCAGCCTGGCCTCAAGCCCTTGCCGCAGGTGCGCAACATCATCGCCGTGGCGTCGGGCAAGGGCGGCGTGGGCAAAAGCACCACGGCGGTCAACCTGGCGCTGGCGCTGGCGGCCGAGGGCGCGCGGGCCGGCCTGCTCGATGCCGACATCTACGGCCCCAGCGTGCCCGCCATGCTGGGCCTGGCCGGCCGTCCCGAAAGCCGCGACAACAAGACCATGGAGCCCCTGGTCGGGCACGGCCTGCAGGCCAATTCCATCGGCCTGCTCATCGACGCCGACGCGCCGGCGATCTGGCGCGGCCCGATGGTCACCCAGGCCCTGGAGCAATTGCTGCGCCAGACCAACTGGCGCGACCTCGATTACCTGGTCGTCGACATGCCGCCGGGCACCGGCGACATCGCGCTGACCCTGGCGCAGAAAGTCCCGGTCGCGGGCGCGGTCATCGTCACCACCCCGCAGGACATCGCGCTGCTCGATGCGCGCAAGGGCCTGCGCATGTTCCAGAAGGTGCATGTGCCTATCCTCGGCGTGGTCGAGAACATGGCGGTGCACATATGCCCCCAATGCGGCCATGCCGAGCACATTTTCGGCGCAGGCGGGGGCCGCCGCGTGGCCGAGCAGTACGAGGTGCCCTGGCTGGGCAGCCTGCCGCTGCAGCGCGCCATCCGCGAGCAGACCGACGCCGGCAACCCCACCGTGGCGGCCGAGCCGGAGAGCGAGGTTGCCGGCATCTATCGCGACATCGCCCGCCGGGTGGCGGCGCGCATTGCGGCCCTGCCGCGCGACATGGCGGGCAAGCTGCCCGCCGTGGTGGTCCGGCCCGCCTGA
- a CDS encoding META domain-containing protein, with translation MPIRPFTRACLVAALGAVLAGCASNTGQAQAEGAAAANAATSADSFAQTTWELVRWTKADGGYRVISHGDNGEPIFLTFFAQGKQYRVSGFAGCNRYTGAYRLRDGKLQITAPASTRMACPQPERARLEADYLRALAQIRSFTLDSGGAPRHLTFNVQGGDVLDFMRRQDPPTPE, from the coding sequence ATGCCGATCCGCCCGTTCACGCGCGCCTGCCTGGTTGCGGCATTGGGCGCCGTCCTGGCCGGCTGCGCCAGCAACACCGGCCAGGCGCAGGCCGAAGGCGCCGCGGCCGCCAACGCCGCCACCAGCGCCGATTCCTTCGCCCAGACGACCTGGGAGCTGGTGCGCTGGACCAAGGCCGATGGCGGCTACCGGGTCATTTCCCACGGCGACAACGGCGAGCCGATCTTCCTGACCTTTTTCGCGCAGGGCAAGCAGTACCGGGTCAGCGGCTTTGCCGGCTGCAACCGCTACACGGGCGCCTACCGGCTGCGCGACGGCAAGCTGCAGATCACCGCGCCGGCCAGTACCCGCATGGCCTGCCCGCAGCCCGAGCGCGCCCGGCTCGAAGCCGACTACCTGCGCGCGCTGGCGCAGATCCGCTCGTTCACGCTGGACAGCGGCGGCGCCCCGCGCCACCTGACGTTCAACGTGCAGGGCGGCGACGTGCTGGATTTCATGCGCCGCCAGGATCCTCCCACGCCGGAATAA